From a region of the Phragmites australis chromosome 21, lpPhrAust1.1, whole genome shotgun sequence genome:
- the LOC133904015 gene encoding glutathione S-transferase F11-like, protein MPVKVFGSPTSAGVARVLACLFEKDVEFQLIRVDSFRGPKRQPNVLKLPWHVEDGDDTFFESRKIVRRIAEKYKNQGYKDLLESDQLDRWSIALQMGSEEHLFDVHSSNMVCSLAYLPPDMPLDGSGRNAGEPPAAGKMEEMLQLFEKSRKELDMLLDWYEMQLGKKDYLAANKFTLADLSHLPNADRLVSDPRSARLIESRKNVSRWWHTISGRDSWKRVKELQRPPSAEAPF, encoded by the exons ATGCCGGTGAAGGTGTTCGGGTCGCCGACGTCGGCCGGGGTCGCCCGCGTCCTGGCCTGCCTGTTCGAGAAGGACGTCGAGTTCCAGCTCATCCGCGTCGACTCCTTCCGCGGGCCCAAGCGCCAGCCTAATGTCCTCAAGCTCCCG TGGCACGTCGAGGACGGCGACGACACCTTCTTCG AGTCGAGAAAAATCGTGCGGCGCATCGCGGAAAAGTACAAGAACCAGGGGTACAAGGACCTGCTCGAGTCGGACCAGCTGGACCGTTGGAGCATCGCGCTCCAGATGGGGTCTGAGGAGCATCTATTCGACGTCCACAGCTCCAACATGGTCTGCAGCCTCGCGTACCTGCCACCCGACATGCCGCTCGACGGGAGCGGCAGGAACGCCGGTGAGCCGCCGGCGGCCGGGAAGATGGAGGAGATGCTGCAGCTGTTCGAGAAGAGCAGGAAGGAGCTGGACATGCTGCTGGACTGGTACGAGATGCAGCTGGGAAAGAAGGACTACCTGGCGGCCAACAAGTTCACGCTCGCCGACCTGTCACACCTGCCCAACGCCGACCGCCTCGTCTCAGACCCGCGCTCGGCGCGCCTCATCGAGTCGCGCAAGAACGTTAGCAGGTGGTGGCACACCATCTCCGGCCGCGATTCGTGGAAGAGGGTCAAAGAGCTGCAGCGCCCGCCGTCCGCGGAGGCACCGTTCTGA
- the LOC133903604 gene encoding protein STRICTOSIDINE SYNTHASE-LIKE 5-like isoform X1 has translation MPPEYTYGPIVSAPQHEALALQASERVGEGRLPGPEDLAYDRAGGWLYTGCADGWVRRVSVPGGDVEDWVRTGGHPLGVALAADGGLVVADADIGLLKVSPDRTVELLTNAAEGLKLALTDGVDVAADGTIYFTDASYKYNLHNHMTDILEARPHGRLMRFDPATGRTAVLARDLYLANGVAISPDQSSLIYCETPMRRCSRHHIRGDKSCSVEKFIDNLPGFPDNIRYDGNGLHCPRGELFSGTYCSSTRSSGS, from the exons ATGCCGCCGGAGTACACGTACGGGCCCATCGTGTCCGCGCCGCAGCACGAGGCGCTCGCGCTGCAGGCCAGCGAGCGGGTGGGCGAGGGGCGGCTCCCTGGCCCGGAGGACCTTGCGTACGACCGTGCCGGAGGGTGGCTGTACACGGGGTGCGCCGACGGGTGGGTGCGAAGGGTGAGCGTTCCCGGTGGGGACGTCGAGGACTGGGTCCGCACCGGCGGCCACCCGCTCGGCGTCGCGCTCGCCGCCGATGGTGGCCTCGTCGTGGCCGACGCGGACATC GGTTTGCTGAAGGTGAGCCCTGACAGGACGGTGGAGCTTCTGACGAACGCGGCGGAGGGCCTCAAGCTTGCGCTGACCGACGGCGTCGACGTTGCCGCCGACGGCACCATCTACTTCACGGACGCGTCGTACAAGTACAACCTCCACAACCACATGACGGACATCCTGGAGGCGCGGCCCCACGGGCGGCTCATGCGCTTCGACCCGGCCACGGGGCGGACGGCCGTGCTCGCACGCGACCTCTACTTGGCCAACGGCGTCGCGATCTCGCCGGACCAGAGCTCGCTCATCTACTGCGAGACACCGAT GAGGAGATGCTCAAGGCACCACATCAGGGGCGACAAGAGCTGCTCGGTCGAGAAGTTCATCGACAACCTGCCGGGATTCCCCGACAACATCCGGTACGACGGGAATGGATTGCATTGTCCGCG GGGAGAACTTTTCAGTGGGACATACTGCTCAAGTACCCGTTCGTCCGGAAGCTGA
- the LOC133903604 gene encoding protein STRICTOSIDINE SYNTHASE-LIKE 5-like isoform X2, with translation MPPEYTYGPIVSAPQHEALALQASERVGEGRLPGPEDLAYDRAGGWLYTGCADGWVRRVSVPGGDVEDWVRTGGHPLGVALAADGGLVVADADIGLLKVSPDRTVELLTNAAEGLKLALTDGVDVAADGTIYFTDASYKYNLHNHMTDILEARPHGRLMRFDPATGRTAVLARDLYLANGVAISPDQSSLIYCETPIM, from the exons ATGCCGCCGGAGTACACGTACGGGCCCATCGTGTCCGCGCCGCAGCACGAGGCGCTCGCGCTGCAGGCCAGCGAGCGGGTGGGCGAGGGGCGGCTCCCTGGCCCGGAGGACCTTGCGTACGACCGTGCCGGAGGGTGGCTGTACACGGGGTGCGCCGACGGGTGGGTGCGAAGGGTGAGCGTTCCCGGTGGGGACGTCGAGGACTGGGTCCGCACCGGCGGCCACCCGCTCGGCGTCGCGCTCGCCGCCGATGGTGGCCTCGTCGTGGCCGACGCGGACATC GGTTTGCTGAAGGTGAGCCCTGACAGGACGGTGGAGCTTCTGACGAACGCGGCGGAGGGCCTCAAGCTTGCGCTGACCGACGGCGTCGACGTTGCCGCCGACGGCACCATCTACTTCACGGACGCGTCGTACAAGTACAACCTCCACAACCACATGACGGACATCCTGGAGGCGCGGCCCCACGGGCGGCTCATGCGCTTCGACCCGGCCACGGGGCGGACGGCCGTGCTCGCACGCGACCTCTACTTGGCCAACGGCGTCGCGATCTCGCCGGACCAGAGCTCGCTCATCTACTGCGAGACACCGAT CATGTGA
- the LOC133903430 gene encoding serine/threonine-protein kinase BSK1-2-like yields MGCCLSSLRAGAGAGPHAERPPRRRPPPPPTHRPSISLNAHQAAAGDVPAFAEFSLAELRAATGGFAAENIVSESGEKAPNLVYRGQLKGSGAAPRAIAVKKFAKLAWPDPKQFVEEAKGVGGLRHPRLANLIGYCSDGDERLLVAEFMPNDTLAKHLFHWENQTIEWAMRLRVAYYISEALECCSMRGRPLYHDLNAYRVLFDENGAPRLSCFGLMKNSRDGKSYSTNLAYTPPEYLRNGRVTPESVIFSFGTVLLDLLSGKRIPPSHALDIMRGRNIEALMDSHLEGNYSTEVATTLVNLASQCLQYEPRDRPDIKRLVSILKPLQTKSEVPSYVMLGVPKPVEEPQVPPTPQHPLSPMGEACSRMDLTAIHQILFTTHYRDDEGTNELSFQEWTQQMRDMLDARKRGDFAFREKDFKAAIDCYSEFVDVGTMVSPTVLARRSLCYLMCDQPDAALRDAMQAQMVYPDWSTAFYMQAVALSKLNMQSDAVDMLNEASQLEEKRQKSTNGP; encoded by the exons ATGGGTTGCTGCCTCTCCTCGCTgcgggcgggggcgggggcggggccCCACGCGGAGAGGCCGCCCCGgcgccgaccgccgccgccgccgactcACCGCCCGTCCATCTCGCTGAACGCGCACCAGGCCGCCGCCGGGGACGTCCCGGCGTTCGCGGAGTTCTCGCTTGCGGAGCTCCGCGCGGCGACGGGCGGTTTCGCGGCGGAGAACATCGTCTCCGAGAGCGGCGAGAAGGCGCCCAACCTCGTCTACAGGGGCCAGCTGAAGGGCTCCGGAGCCGCCCCGCGCGCCATCGCCGTGAAGAAGTTCGCCAAGCTCGCCTGGCCCGACCCCAAGCAGTTCGTG GAGGAGGCGAAGGGGGTGGGCGGGCTGCGGCACCCGAGGCTGGCGAACCTGATCGGCTACTGCTCCGACGGCGACGAGCGCCTGCTCGTTGCCGAGTTCATGCCCAACGACACCCTCGCCAAGCACCTGTTCCACT GGGAAAACCAGACTATTGAATGGGCTATGCGTCTGAGGGTTGCGTACTACATTTCTGAAGCATTGGAATGTTGTAGTATGAGGGGACGGCCTTTATATCATGACCTAAATGCATACAGGGTTCTCTTTGACGAG AATGGCGCCCCTCGTCTGTCATGCTTTGGTCTGATGAAAAACAGCAGGGATGGGAAAAGCTATAGCACGAACCTAGCATATACACCTCCAGAATATCTGAGAAATG GCAGGGTTACCCCAGAAAGCGTCATATTCAGTTTTGGCACTGTGCTCCTTGATCTTCTCAGTGGAAAGCGCATACCCCCTTCCCAT GCACTTGATATCATGAGAGGCAGAAACATCGAAGCACTAATGGATTCACATTTGGAGGGGAACTACTCAACAGAGGTGGCTACTACATTGGTGAACCTTGCTTCTCAATGTTTACAGTACGAGCCAAGAGATCGGCCTGATATAAAAAGGTTGGTTTCCATTCTGAAGCCTTTGCAGACAAAATCGGAG GTACCATCCTATGTGATGCTTGGAGTTCCAAAGCCTGTGGAAGAACCGCAGGTACCTCCTACTCCACAGCACCCTCTTTCTCCCATGGGAGAAGCCTGCTCCAGGATGGACCTAACTGCCATCCATCAGATCCTATTCACAACACATTACAGAGATGATGAAGGGACCAATGAG CTATCTTTTCAAGAATGGACACAACAGATGAGGGATATGTTGGATGCAAGGAAACGTGGCGACTTTGCCTTCCGAGAGAAAGATTTTAAGGCAGCAATAGATTGTTATAGTGAG TTTGTTGATGTGGGGACAATGGTGTCACCAACCGTACTTGCCAGACGGAGCTTGTGCTACCTTATGTGTGACCAACCTGATGCTGCCCTCCGGGATGCAATGCAAGCACAGATGGTTTATCCCGATTGGTCCACAGCTTTCTACATGCAGGCAGTTGCACTATCCAAGCTAAATATGCAGAGTGACGCCGTGGACATGTTGAATGAGGCGTCACAGCTAGAAGAGAAGAGGCAAAAGAGCACAAATGGTCCTTGA
- the LOC133904016 gene encoding uncharacterized protein LOC133904016 — protein sequence MAVGFRRTLTTLASPKSVAPSFLLDCARPKKLSYARVRSTSLPVRLHPLAAALHDSARALLAWAEAPAQTGTAWVADGAGRAGRVLAGLADLLHHPQAREALRRPWAEQLLDDLLLLADLHGCFRESLVALKQLLAETQAALRRRDGSRLAAALRAQRRSAREVSRLASSARDLSHRAAPDDESDEATLADAFAAATAAVAAASAAVFSGVSTASAESAASAAPSPRTPTPYSPARAPASPMWLVTDLLRRRRTVSFEDHCNEDEEERKAAMARVRGLEECVDAAESGCQEVYRALVNARVSLLNLLTPTF from the coding sequence ATGGCAGTGGGGTTCCGTCGGACGCTCACCACGCTGGCGTCGCCCAAGTCGGTGGCGCCGTCGTTCCTGCTCGACTGCGCGCGGCCCAAGAAGCTGTCTTACGCGCGGGTGCGGTCGACCAGCCTCCCCGTGCGGCTCCACCCGCTGGCCGCCGCGCTGCACGACTCGGCGCGTGCGCTGCTGGCGTGGGCCGAGGCGCCCGCGCAGACGGGGACCGCGTGGGTCGCCGACGGCGCCGGGCGCGCCGGGCGCGTGCTGGCGGGGCTCGCGGACCTGCTCCACCACCCGCAGGCGCGGGAAGCGCTCCGGCGGCCCTGGGCGGAGCAGCTGCTGGAcgaccttctcctcctcgcggACCTCCACGGGTGCTTCCGGGAGTCGCTCGTGGCCCTCAAGCAGCTCCTCGCCGAGACGCAAGCCGCGCTGCGACGCCGCGACGGgtcccgcctcgccgccgcgctccgCGCTCAGCGGCGGTCGGCGCGGGAGGTGTCCCGCCTCGCATCCTCCGCGCGGGACCTCTCCCACCGCGCGGCCCCCGACGACGAGTCCGACGAGGCCACGCTCGCCGACGCCTTcgcggccgccaccgccgccgtggcGGCAGCATCCGCCGCGGTCTTCTCCGGCGTGTCGACCGCCTCCGCCGAGTCGGCCGCGAGCGCCGCCCCGTCCCCGAGGACCCCGACGCCGTACTCTCCCGCTCGAGCCCCGGCCAGCCCGATGTGGTTGGTGACCGACCTCCTCCGCCGGCGGAGGACCGTGTCGTTCGAGGACCACTGcaacgaggacgaggaggagcggAAGGCGGCCATGGCCAGGGTGCGCGGGCTCGAGGAGTGCGTCGACGCCGCAGAGAGCGGCTGCCAGGAGGTGTACCGCGCGCTCGTGAACGCCAGAGTCTCCCTGCTCAACCTGCTGACGCCCACATTTTGA